One Panicum virgatum strain AP13 chromosome 9K, P.virgatum_v5, whole genome shotgun sequence genomic region harbors:
- the LOC120648271 gene encoding uncharacterized protein LOC120648271 codes for MARGAQKAQQARAPESGGDAGQSGVVTAAQADAEGEVGRGGANDATRPDVEIEDGRGDADSTAQLVVGEEAGGGAQECPASQRDVETLVPEPPRAGVEGVTKEESGPRAPAMEETCVPEPARARDEGAVAAATAQTAPKNVVPVVQLPERIEEFRDSRDINPAAAASAAVRIAEFASTSEERLRDISRKKSAELTRLYSQMCRLGQYNADLVLRNIDSNTQLTSLGARQRMLEEELARTISERDAQRATAEQKAQEAEA; via the exons ATGGCCCGAGGGGCTCAGAAGGCCCAACAAGCTCGAGCGCCGGAGAGTGGGGGCGACGCTGGCCAGAGTGGCGTTGTAacagccgctcaggctgacgccgagggggaggtcggccggggcggcgcaaaTGATGCCACCCGGCCGGACGTCGAAATCGAGGATGGTCGGGGCGACGCAGATAGCACCGCCCAGCTGGTTGTAGGAGAAGAAGCTGGTGGGGGTGCGCAGGAGTGCCCCGCCAGCCAAAGAGAtgtggagaccctcgtccccgagccaccgagggctggggtcgagggtgtCACGAAGGAGGAGTCGGGGCCAAGGGCGCCGGCAATGGAGGAAACCTGCGTCCCGGAGCCAGCAAGGGCCAGGGACGAGGGTGCTgttgcagcggcgacggcgcagaCGGCGCCGAAAaacgtggtgccggtggtgcagctgccggagAGAATCGAGGAGTTCAGGGACTCGAGGGACATCAAtcctgctgctgcggccagcGCTGCCGTCCGGATTGCCGAGTTCGCATCGACCTCCGAGGAG CGGCTGAGGGACATTTCGCGCaaaaagagcgccgagctgacccggctgtactcccaaatGTGCAGGCTTGGGCAGTACAACGCCGATTTGGTGCTCCGGAATATCGACTCCAACACCCAGTTGACCAGTCTAGGAGCGCGCCAGCGcatgctagaggaggagctggcgcggaccATCAGCGAGCGCGACGCCCAGAGGGCCACGGCGGAGCAAAAGGCCCAAGAAGCCGAGGCGTAG
- the LOC120647361 gene encoding noroxomaritidine synthase-like isoform X1: protein MDPLLLFVELLPVLCFLILYYHHLQSKKTSPLEPTEWPMVGHLPGLIANIHHFHDWATGILTGTSHNFEARGGLTGLRYFITCDPSNVRHIFTSNFANYPKGDEFAVIFDVLGGGIFNADGESWRRQRVKAQMLMAVPRFRAFTARCSRDKVERSLLPFLAHAADEGAPCDLHDVFLRLTFDMTCTLVFGVDPGCLAIGLPVVPFARAMDDALETLFLRHITPMACWKLMSRLEVGQEKKMAAARRTIDRFVAGTVAKRRADKLEQGIIDSADLLSSFICNEDDSSDNDDVFLRDTTVNLLLAGRDTTGAALSWFFYLISKNPRVEQKLLDELAPVAASRKDAASGGGMVSFDASELGNLVYLHAALCECLRLYPSVPFEHKAVVADDVLPSGKEMKAGDKVLVFSYSMGRMEGVWGKDCAEFRPERWLVTSGEAAGTTTTKRRLRYEPSYKFISFNAGPRTCLGKEMAFAQMKTAAAAVLWNFAVELVPGHVVEPKLSIILHMKNGLAVRVRRRDGVARASHG, encoded by the coding sequence ATGGATCCGTTGCTCCTGTTCGTAGAGCTGCTCCCTGTCCTCTGCTTCCTCATCCTGTACTACCACCACCTGCAATCCAAGAAAACGAGCCCCCTGGAGCCGACCGAATGGCCGATGGTGGGGCATCTCCCCGGCCTGATCGCCAACATCCACCACTTCCACGACTGGGCCACCGGCATCCTCACCGGCACGAGCCACAACTTCGAAGCCCGCGGGGGGCTCACCGGCTTGCGCTACTTCATCACCTGCGACCCCTCCAACGTGCGCCACATCTTCACGTCCAACTTCGCCAACTACCCTAAGGGCGACGAGTTCGCCGTGATCTTCGacgtgctcggcggcggcatctTCAACGCCGACGGGGAGTCGTGGCGCCGCCAGCGGGTGAAGGCCCAGATGCTCATGGCCGTCCCACGCTTCCGGGCCTTCACGGCGCGGTGCAGCCGCGACAAGGTGGAGAGGAGCCTCCTGCCTTtcctcgcccacgccgccgacGAGGGAGCTCCGTGCGACCTGCACGACGTGTTCCTGAGGCTCACCTTCGACATGACGTGCACCCTCGTGTTCGGCGTCGACCCTGGGTGCCTGGCGATCGGCCTGCCCGTGGTTCCCTTCGCGCGCGCCATGGACGACGCGCTGGAGACGCTTTTCCTCCGGCACATCACGCCCATGGCGTGCTGGAAGCTGATGAGCAGGCTGGAGGTGGGCCAGGAGAAGAAGATGGCCGCCGCTCGGAGGACGATCgaccgcttcgtcgccggcACCGTCGCGAAACGCCGGGCCGACAAGCTCGAGCAAGGCATCATCGACTCGGCCGACCTGCTGTCGTCCTTCATCTGCAACGAGGATGACTCGAGCGACAACGATGACGTGTTCCTGCGTGACACGACGGTGAACCTCTTGCTCGCCGGCCGCGACACGACGGGCGCGGCGCTGTCGTGGTTCTTCTACCTCATCTCCAAGAACCCTCGCGTCGAACAGAAACTACTGGACGAGCTCGCGCCCGTCGCCGCCTCGCGGAAGGacgcggccagcggcggcggcatggtgaGCTTCGACGCGAGCGAGCTGGGCAACCTGGTGTACCTGCACGCCGCCCTGTGCGAGTGCCTGAGGCTGTACCCGTCGGTCCCGTTCGAGCACAAGGCGGTGGTCGCCGACGACGTGCTGCCGAGCGGGAAGGAGATGAAGGCGGGCGACAAGGTGCTGGTGTTCAGCTACTCCATGGGCAGGATGGAGGGCGTGTGGGGCAAGGACTGCGCCGAGTTCCGGCCCGAGAGGTGGCTCGTCaccagcggcgaggcggcggggacgacgacgacgaagagGAGGCTGCGGTACGAGCCGTCGtacaagttcatctccttcaacGCCGGGCCGCGGACGTGCCTGGGCAAGGAGATGGCGTTCGCGCAGATGaagaccgcggcggcggccgtgctgTGGAACTTCGCCGTCGAGCTCGTGCCGGGGCACGTCGTGGAGCCCAAGCTGTCCATCATACTGCACATGAAGAATGGGCTCGCCGTCAGGGTCAGGAGAAGGGACGGCGTCGCGCGCGCGTCACacggctag
- the LOC120647361 gene encoding noroxomaritidine synthase-like isoform X2, producing MDPLLLFVELLPVLCFLILYYHHLQSKKTSPLEPTEWPMVGHLPGLIANIHHFHDWATGILTGLRYFITCDPSNVRHIFTSNFANYPKGDEFAVIFDVLGGGIFNADGESWRRQRVKAQMLMAVPRFRAFTARCSRDKVERSLLPFLAHAADEGAPCDLHDVFLRLTFDMTCTLVFGVDPGCLAIGLPVVPFARAMDDALETLFLRHITPMACWKLMSRLEVGQEKKMAAARRTIDRFVAGTVAKRRADKLEQGIIDSADLLSSFICNEDDSSDNDDVFLRDTTVNLLLAGRDTTGAALSWFFYLISKNPRVEQKLLDELAPVAASRKDAASGGGMVSFDASELGNLVYLHAALCECLRLYPSVPFEHKAVVADDVLPSGKEMKAGDKVLVFSYSMGRMEGVWGKDCAEFRPERWLVTSGEAAGTTTTKRRLRYEPSYKFISFNAGPRTCLGKEMAFAQMKTAAAAVLWNFAVELVPGHVVEPKLSIILHMKNGLAVRVRRRDGVARASHG from the exons ATGGATCCGTTGCTCCTGTTCGTAGAGCTGCTCCCTGTCCTCTGCTTCCTCATCCTGTACTACCACCACCTGCAATCCAAGAAAACGAGCCCCCTGGAGCCGACCGAATGGCCGATGGTGGGGCATCTCCCCGGCCTGATCGCCAACATCCACCACTTCCACGACTGGGCCACCGGCATC CTCACCGGCTTGCGCTACTTCATCACCTGCGACCCCTCCAACGTGCGCCACATCTTCACGTCCAACTTCGCCAACTACCCTAAGGGCGACGAGTTCGCCGTGATCTTCGacgtgctcggcggcggcatctTCAACGCCGACGGGGAGTCGTGGCGCCGCCAGCGGGTGAAGGCCCAGATGCTCATGGCCGTCCCACGCTTCCGGGCCTTCACGGCGCGGTGCAGCCGCGACAAGGTGGAGAGGAGCCTCCTGCCTTtcctcgcccacgccgccgacGAGGGAGCTCCGTGCGACCTGCACGACGTGTTCCTGAGGCTCACCTTCGACATGACGTGCACCCTCGTGTTCGGCGTCGACCCTGGGTGCCTGGCGATCGGCCTGCCCGTGGTTCCCTTCGCGCGCGCCATGGACGACGCGCTGGAGACGCTTTTCCTCCGGCACATCACGCCCATGGCGTGCTGGAAGCTGATGAGCAGGCTGGAGGTGGGCCAGGAGAAGAAGATGGCCGCCGCTCGGAGGACGATCgaccgcttcgtcgccggcACCGTCGCGAAACGCCGGGCCGACAAGCTCGAGCAAGGCATCATCGACTCGGCCGACCTGCTGTCGTCCTTCATCTGCAACGAGGATGACTCGAGCGACAACGATGACGTGTTCCTGCGTGACACGACGGTGAACCTCTTGCTCGCCGGCCGCGACACGACGGGCGCGGCGCTGTCGTGGTTCTTCTACCTCATCTCCAAGAACCCTCGCGTCGAACAGAAACTACTGGACGAGCTCGCGCCCGTCGCCGCCTCGCGGAAGGacgcggccagcggcggcggcatggtgaGCTTCGACGCGAGCGAGCTGGGCAACCTGGTGTACCTGCACGCCGCCCTGTGCGAGTGCCTGAGGCTGTACCCGTCGGTCCCGTTCGAGCACAAGGCGGTGGTCGCCGACGACGTGCTGCCGAGCGGGAAGGAGATGAAGGCGGGCGACAAGGTGCTGGTGTTCAGCTACTCCATGGGCAGGATGGAGGGCGTGTGGGGCAAGGACTGCGCCGAGTTCCGGCCCGAGAGGTGGCTCGTCaccagcggcgaggcggcggggacgacgacgacgaagagGAGGCTGCGGTACGAGCCGTCGtacaagttcatctccttcaacGCCGGGCCGCGGACGTGCCTGGGCAAGGAGATGGCGTTCGCGCAGATGaagaccgcggcggcggccgtgctgTGGAACTTCGCCGTCGAGCTCGTGCCGGGGCACGTCGTGGAGCCCAAGCTGTCCATCATACTGCACATGAAGAATGGGCTCGCCGTCAGGGTCAGGAGAAGGGACGGCGTCGCGCGCGCGTCACacggctag